A window of the Rhodohalobacter mucosus genome harbors these coding sequences:
- the atpC gene encoding ATP synthase F1 subunit epsilon, whose protein sequence is MANTFQAQVLTPDGSLFEGEVTGVRVPGVQGNFMMLHNHAPIVSTLGVGAVVITKPDNSEIVYAVSGGFVEMNDNSMTLLAEKAEEASEIDKEEAEMLLKEAKGLLSDTVGDRSKAEKEVAIAKNRLKLAD, encoded by the coding sequence GTGGCAAATACGTTTCAGGCACAGGTACTCACACCCGACGGATCCCTTTTTGAAGGGGAGGTAACCGGCGTAAGGGTGCCCGGCGTTCAGGGTAACTTTATGATGCTGCACAATCACGCACCGATCGTTTCTACACTGGGCGTAGGTGCGGTGGTTATCACAAAACCGGATAACAGCGAAATTGTGTATGCCGTCAGCGGCGGGTTTGTGGAGATGAACGACAACAGCATGACCCTTCTTGCGGAAAAAGCGGAAGAAGCATCCGAGATTGACAAAGAGGAAGCTGAGATGTTGCTTAAGGAAGCCAAAGGGCTTCTTTCAGATACCGTCGGCGACCGAAGCAAAGCGGAAAAAGAAGTAGCGATCGCTAAAAACAGGCTGAAGTTGGCCGATTAG